One window of Gloeothece citriformis PCC 7424 genomic DNA carries:
- the gloA gene encoding lactoylglutathione lyase, translating into MRMLHTMLRVGNLEESLKFYCDILGMKLLRQKDYPGGEFTLAFVGYGDESDHTVIELTYNWGVDNYDLGNGYGHIALGVDDIYGTCEKIKAKGGKVTREPGPMKHGSTVIAFVEDPNGYKIELIQLGTQGSSDNG; encoded by the coding sequence ATGAGAATGTTACATACAATGTTGCGAGTGGGCAACTTAGAAGAGTCTCTCAAGTTTTACTGTGATATTTTGGGAATGAAATTGTTACGTCAAAAGGATTATCCTGGAGGGGAGTTTACTTTGGCGTTTGTGGGTTATGGGGATGAATCGGATCATACGGTGATTGAATTAACCTATAACTGGGGCGTTGACAATTATGATTTGGGGAATGGTTATGGTCATATTGCCCTAGGAGTCGATGATATTTATGGAACTTGTGAAAAAATTAAGGCTAAAGGGGGTAAAGTCACTCGTGAACCTGGGCCGATGAAACATGGTTCAACAGTAATTGCTTTTGTTGAAGATCCTAATGGTTATAAAATTGAATTAATTCAATTAGGAACTCAAGGATCTTCTGATAATGGATAA
- a CDS encoding sulfite exporter TauE/SafE family protein, protein MLSNWLIFLLGGLFSGGLAGLLGIGGGTVLVPLLIAIHQNQSNYQPVNAVATSLLAIVITSISGSIQNWRMGYLDIKRVIYIAIPSLFTAQLGAYLANLVPDYILLGSFAVLLIATIFLTNLRKRLASRTNNESSQNTNLFISYLIIGGSGGLLAGFFGVGGGVIMVPLQMLLIKENIKKSVQTSLGIIVVTSIAACAGHAWQGNVKFLEGFLLGIGGLIGAQISTRFLPKLPDKVVSFLFRTLLAILSVYFFWKAWIAVNQ, encoded by the coding sequence ATGTTAAGCAATTGGTTGATTTTTCTTCTCGGAGGTCTATTTTCAGGAGGTTTAGCCGGGTTACTCGGTATTGGTGGGGGAACGGTGCTTGTTCCTCTCTTAATTGCTATCCATCAAAATCAATCTAATTATCAACCCGTCAATGCTGTGGCTACCAGTCTCTTAGCGATCGTTATTACTTCGATTTCTGGTAGTATTCAAAATTGGCGCATGGGATATCTCGATATTAAACGAGTTATTTATATTGCGATTCCTTCTTTATTTACTGCCCAATTGGGGGCTTATTTAGCTAATCTTGTTCCTGATTATATTTTGTTAGGGTCTTTTGCTGTTTTATTAATTGCGACTATCTTTTTAACTAATTTACGTAAACGGTTAGCTAGTAGGACAAATAATGAGTCTTCACAAAATACCAATCTTTTTATCTCTTATTTAATTATTGGGGGAAGTGGGGGCTTATTAGCGGGGTTTTTTGGGGTTGGAGGAGGAGTCATTATGGTCCCTCTACAAATGTTATTAATTAAAGAAAATATTAAAAAATCGGTTCAAACCAGTTTAGGAATTATTGTGGTTACTTCTATTGCTGCTTGTGCCGGACACGCTTGGCAAGGTAACGTTAAATTTTTAGAAGGATTTCTTTTAGGAATTGGGGGATTAATTGGGGCGCAAATTAGTACCCGTTTTCTGCCTAAATTACCGGATAAAGTGGTGAGTTTCTTGTTTCGGACGCTGTTGGCTATTTTATCAGTTTACTTCTTTTGGAAAGCATGGATTGCAGTTAATCAGTAG
- a CDS encoding ArsB/NhaD family transporter: MENLSAIIATSTFITVIILIMSEKLHLTVAALLGALILVFTHVMTLSQAVQYISASYSTLALFFGVMVLVRAFEPTKIFDYLATQMILLARGEGKLLLLGVVAITTPICAVLPNATTVMLLAPLIPPIAQDIGVDFVPLLILMVFVANSAGLLTLVGDPATFIVGDSINISFNDYLSRLSLGGIVAILSILILLPFLFSDLWKKKFTQLDQLPHPKINHPKVLMLGGVIVVLVLTLFVVGESFPIPISPAGVALMGAALALLLAHQTKIDTVNNILKDVDWSTLIFFMSTFVLIGGLEKTGVVNSLSNILAVILGKNIALGAISLLFLVGLLSAVVPNIPLVVAMVPLLKQYLVNIGLATPDVLAPTFAGEFSPEVLPLFYAMMFGATLGGNGTLVGASSNIVAAGISEQHGKIISFKRFLRYGIPIMVMQLLTSAIYITVFFLI; the protein is encoded by the coding sequence ATGGAAAACTTATCAGCTATTATTGCCACTTCCACTTTTATCACCGTAATTATCCTCATCATGTCAGAAAAATTACATCTGACAGTTGCAGCTTTATTAGGAGCATTAATCTTAGTATTTACTCATGTAATGACCCTATCCCAAGCCGTTCAATATATTAGTGCCAGTTATTCTACTTTAGCTTTATTCTTTGGGGTAATGGTTTTAGTGAGAGCCTTTGAACCGACTAAAATTTTCGATTATTTAGCCACTCAAATGATTTTATTAGCGAGGGGAGAAGGTAAATTATTACTTTTAGGAGTCGTCGCCATTACTACTCCAATTTGTGCGGTTTTACCGAATGCAACTACGGTTATGTTACTTGCTCCTTTAATTCCCCCTATTGCTCAAGATATTGGGGTTGATTTTGTTCCTTTACTCATTTTAATGGTGTTTGTGGCTAATAGTGCTGGCTTACTCACTTTAGTGGGAGATCCGGCTACTTTTATTGTGGGAGATTCGATTAATATCAGTTTTAATGATTATTTATCCCGCTTAAGTTTAGGGGGAATTGTAGCAATTTTATCAATTTTAATTCTTCTTCCCTTCTTATTTTCCGACCTTTGGAAGAAGAAATTTACCCAGTTAGATCAACTGCCTCATCCAAAAATTAATCATCCTAAAGTTTTAATGTTAGGGGGAGTCATTGTTGTATTAGTTTTAACTTTGTTTGTGGTTGGAGAATCTTTTCCTATCCCCATTTCTCCAGCCGGTGTCGCTTTAATGGGGGCTGCTTTGGCTTTGTTATTAGCTCATCAAACTAAAATTGATACCGTCAATAATATTTTAAAAGATGTGGACTGGAGTACCTTAATCTTTTTTATGTCAACTTTTGTTTTAATTGGAGGCTTAGAAAAAACAGGAGTAGTCAATAGTTTATCTAACATCCTAGCCGTTATTTTAGGAAAAAACATTGCTTTAGGGGCAATTTCATTATTATTTTTAGTAGGACTATTGTCGGCTGTTGTCCCCAATATTCCTTTAGTGGTGGCAATGGTTCCTTTATTAAAACAATATTTAGTGAATATCGGGTTAGCCACTCCAGATGTGCTTGCGCCTACTTTCGCCGGGGAATTTTCTCCGGAAGTGCTGCCTTTATTTTATGCTATGATGTTTGGAGCGACTTTAGGTGGCAATGGAACTTTAGTCGGGGCATCATCTAATATTGTCGCCGCCGGGATTTCTGAACAACATGGAAAAATTATCTCTTTTAAACGGTTTTTGAGATATGGAATTCCTATAATGGTTATGCAACTGTTAACGTCTGCCATTTACATAACTGTATTCTTTTTGATTTAG
- a CDS encoding exopolysaccharide biosynthesis protein: MHLKFSQDLDSLLKRLADHPLTLKEILDETSERGFSLMIGVLALPFLFPMPPGLPLIFTSASILLSLQMAWGKRKPWLPKKIARIQFPKSLSRQLLSKLKGFLRIVEKITRPRWLGIANHSYTWQLNGCLMTWLGLLLMLPIPFTNPLPTIGILALSIATLESDGLLMCLGYLWSIGITVLFVFIAYALWQAPTLLFN; encoded by the coding sequence ATGCACCTGAAGTTTTCTCAAGATTTAGATAGTCTCTTAAAACGATTAGCTGATCACCCTCTAACTCTTAAGGAAATTTTAGACGAAACTTCGGAACGGGGGTTCAGTTTAATGATTGGGGTGTTAGCTTTACCGTTTCTGTTTCCCATGCCGCCTGGACTCCCCCTTATTTTTACCTCTGCTAGTATTTTATTATCTTTACAAATGGCATGGGGAAAGCGAAAACCTTGGCTACCTAAAAAAATAGCTAGAATTCAATTTCCTAAATCCTTAAGTCGTCAACTTTTGAGTAAACTAAAAGGATTTCTGCGGATAGTGGAAAAAATTACTCGTCCTCGTTGGTTAGGTATTGCTAATCATTCTTATACTTGGCAATTAAACGGATGTTTAATGACTTGGTTAGGTCTTTTATTGATGTTACCTATTCCTTTTACTAATCCTTTACCCACCATCGGGATTTTAGCCTTATCTATTGCTACCCTAGAATCTGATGGGTTATTGATGTGTTTGGGTTATCTCTGGAGTATCGGGATAACTGTATTATTTGTCTTTATTGCTTATGCTTTGTGGCAAGCTCCCACTTTATTATTTAACTAA
- the hisA gene encoding 1-(5-phosphoribosyl)-5-[(5-phosphoribosylamino)methylideneamino]imidazole-4-carboxamide isomerase, with amino-acid sequence MEVIPAIDLLDGRCVRLYQGDYQQSQVFSENPVEVARQWVEQGANRLHLVDLDGAKAGKPVNLSAIEAIVRAVSIPVQVGGGLRDRSSVAQLLNLGVNRVILGTIAVENPQLVQQLSQEFPGQIVVGIDAREGKVATRGWLETSEVQATELAQNMAHLGVAAIIYTDIHRDGTLKGPNIPALRELATAVNVPVIASGGVSSLTDLLSLLALEPSGVTGVIVGRALYTGEVDLSEAIQAVGQGRWQDIPPDLGSSAFA; translated from the coding sequence ATGGAAGTTATCCCCGCCATTGATTTACTTGACGGACGTTGTGTCCGGTTGTATCAAGGTGATTATCAACAATCGCAAGTTTTTAGTGAAAATCCCGTAGAAGTCGCCCGTCAATGGGTGGAACAAGGGGCAAACCGGCTTCATCTGGTGGACTTAGACGGAGCAAAAGCCGGCAAACCTGTAAATTTATCAGCCATAGAAGCGATTGTTAGGGCGGTGTCTATCCCTGTGCAAGTGGGGGGAGGGTTGCGCGATCGCTCTAGTGTGGCACAATTATTAAATTTAGGGGTAAATCGAGTCATTTTAGGAACGATCGCCGTAGAAAACCCTCAATTAGTTCAGCAACTCTCCCAAGAATTCCCCGGTCAAATTGTAGTCGGAATTGATGCTAGAGAGGGGAAAGTCGCCACTAGGGGATGGTTAGAAACCTCGGAAGTCCAAGCGACAGAACTGGCTCAAAATATGGCTCATTTAGGGGTTGCAGCGATTATTTATACGGATATTCATCGAGATGGCACGTTAAAAGGGCCGAATATCCCGGCCTTGAGAGAGTTAGCGACAGCAGTGAATGTTCCGGTGATTGCCTCTGGGGGAGTAAGTTCCTTAACTGACTTATTAAGTTTACTGGCCTTAGAACCCTCTGGCGTGACCGGAGTCATTGTGGGTCGGGCGTTATATACTGGAGAAGTCGATTTATCAGAAGCAATTCAGGCAGTGGGACAAGGGCGCTGGCAAGATATCCCTCCGGATTTAGGGTCTTCTGCTTTTGCTTAA